The DNA segment GAGCGCGGCATAAGCTTGTTGGCGTCTATTTTCTGACTTAACTGAGTTTGGCAAAGCAAAAGCAAGGTTTTCCCAAACGGAAAGATGAGGGAATAGTAGGTCGTCTTGAAAGAGAATACCGACCTCTCTTTGGTGAGCAGGGAGGTCGCTGATACAAATGTTATTTAGCGTGAAGTTGCCATCGAAAGAAAACTCGTCGGTTAGGTGGCCAGCTATCATATTCAGTAGCGTCGACTTACCACATCCACTAGGACCCATAAGTGTTAATACTTCACCGGGTTTTACTTCTATGTTTAAGGGGGTAAATAGAGCCACCTTATTTCTGTTAGAGATGGTGAGGTTTTTTAGACAAAGGCTCATTAAATATACGTTTCCTAATTGGTGTTAGCCCTTTTCTTTGAAGGCGATTGAGGACGAATGCAAAAGTGAAAAATAGTAGTGGCAATATGGCTTGCCACAGCGCATAGATCGCCATGACTCGTCTATCTGACCCGCTTGACAAAGCAACAGCTTCCGTTGTTATCGTGATTACTCGTCCAGAACCGAGCATCAATGTCGGTAAATATTGGGCTAAACTGACACCAGCACCAACAGCCCACGCAAAACTTATTGCAGGAAATAATATGGGCATTTTAACCTTAAACCAAACCTGCCAAGGCGTCTTCCCGAGGCTCAATGCCGTTTGGCTATAGCCGTCATTATAGCTGCGCCACGGGCCATCCAATGCGAGATAAACATATGGAAAAGCGAAAAATATATGCGACCAGACCACCCACAACAGTGGCATACTCACGTTGATGTACAAGGTAGATACTTGGAGCCCAAATAGTAGCGATAGCTGAGGTACTAGCATAGGCGTTGCAATAATCAGATTGGGAATGCGTAATCGATATCTCTTTTTATATTCGTGCGCGATTAATGCAAATACCAACGCCAAAGAGGCCGATACCAACGCAATAAAAAGACTGGTATTTATTGTTGCAATCACAGTATCCCATTCTTGTTGCCAAAAACGGTGACTAAATTGAGACGGAAGTAGATCGGGAAAACGCCACCGTTGGGCAACAGACCATAGAAGCGTGATCGGTAGTATCAGAATGTTAATCAACGCCACTACTAAAAATAATGTCATACCACGCAATTGAAAACCAACCCGACCAGAAATTTGCCATGTTCGTTGTTTACGCACGATTAGATGCTCTAACCACTTAGTGAGTAGAATTAAGACGGTGCAAACAATAAACAAAATGACCGCACCTGCAGCGGCTCTAGGGAAAAGT comes from the Vibrio sp. DW001 genome and includes:
- a CDS encoding ATP-binding cassette domain-containing protein — encoded protein: MSLCLKNLTISNRNKVALFTPLNIEVKPGEVLTLMGPSGCGKSTLLNMIAGHLTDEFSFDGNFTLNNICISDLPAHQREVGILFQDDLLFPHLSVWENLAFALPNSVKSENRRQQAYAALENVGLFSLANSMPQQISGGQRARISLVRMLLAKPKLVLLDEPFSKLDKELREQFRDWVFEQLARAKVPALLVTHDESDVPSNSQCLRWPWSQ
- a CDS encoding thiamine ABC transporter permease; the encoded protein is MLRLFYSFVILICIAPIIPGVLGVVLSALSYIPSLGFSEVSLNGFADVFAWSGVTRSLYLTVFTSLTSSYLACFITFAVLQTTWNTRAWKWVTSSLAPLLAVPHIAFAIGFAFLFSPTGIAARILSPILGDSDFSYLVNDQNGIGLTLALALKELPFLLLMSIPITQQLKLEESYKVATSLGYSQAQFWWKCVLPQWLTKIRFSLLAIIAYSASVVDMSLILGPTNPPTFAVLVWQWFSEPDLTLFPRAAAGAVILFIVCTVLILLTKWLEHLIVRKQRTWQISGRVGFQLRGMTLFLVVALINILILPITLLWSVAQRWRFPDLLPSQFSHRFWQQEWDTVIATINTSLFIALVSASLALVFALIAHEYKKRYRLRIPNLIIATPMLVPQLSLLFGLQVSTLYINVSMPLLWVVWSHIFFAFPYVYLALDGPWRSYNDGYSQTALSLGKTPWQVWFKVKMPILFPAISFAWAVGAGVSLAQYLPTLMLGSGRVITITTEAVALSSGSDRRVMAIYALWQAILPLLFFTFAFVLNRLQRKGLTPIRKRIFNEPLSKKPHHL